One genomic region from Candidatus Bathyanammoxibius amoris encodes:
- a CDS encoding ammonium transporter, producing the protein MNKFRWLLILPIVFAALAACCGTGWGAEGGSGASLESVVNVQKYNRSIHVMAMLLVGFGFLMVFVRRYGLSTVTATFLVVSVAIPLYIVINSLGILGEPKIEIDRLLMAEFAAASLLICIGAPLGRLKMPQYMLLGIFFIPCYMINEWILLEGGLGLIPHGSFVDTGGSILIHAFGALFGLGVVMTMTTQAEFNTPIESDATSDRFSMLGSMVLWLFWPSFCAGLVAADMVPFTAVNVILSLCGATIATYFASVTLRGKICIADIANAALAGGVAIGATCDHASHPMAFIIGILAGALSTYGFAVIQDKLQGMVKGIDTCGVTNLHGWPGIFGGLVAVFVVADINKAAQLKGILIAVVLALIAGYIAGKLLASFGRRTVPYVDSEEFGVEEASPQPESTS; encoded by the coding sequence ATGAACAAGTTTCGATGGTTGCTAATCTTGCCAATCGTTTTCGCTGCTCTGGCCGCCTGTTGTGGAACCGGTTGGGGCGCAGAGGGAGGGTCCGGGGCCTCTTTAGAGTCAGTCGTAAACGTGCAGAAATACAACCGTAGCATACACGTAATGGCTATGCTGCTGGTAGGTTTCGGATTTTTGATGGTCTTTGTAAGGAGATACGGGCTTTCCACGGTAACGGCCACGTTTCTGGTGGTAAGTGTTGCGATACCTCTTTATATAGTGATAAACAGTCTGGGCATCCTGGGTGAACCCAAGATAGAGATAGATAGGCTCCTTATGGCGGAGTTTGCCGCAGCCAGTCTATTAATATGTATCGGCGCACCCCTGGGCAGGCTGAAGATGCCCCAATACATGCTCCTGGGCATATTTTTTATTCCCTGCTATATGATTAATGAATGGATACTTCTTGAGGGCGGTCTTGGACTGATACCTCACGGCAGTTTTGTAGACACCGGCGGTTCCATATTGATTCACGCCTTCGGGGCTCTGTTCGGGTTGGGCGTGGTAATGACCATGACCACTCAGGCGGAGTTTAACACCCCGATAGAGTCTGACGCCACAAGCGACCGGTTTTCCATGCTGGGCAGTATGGTGCTGTGGCTGTTCTGGCCGAGCTTCTGCGCGGGGCTTGTGGCAGCTGACATGGTCCCGTTTACGGCTGTGAACGTCATACTGTCTCTGTGTGGCGCTACTATCGCCACCTATTTCGCGTCGGTAACCCTGAGGGGTAAGATATGCATTGCCGATATTGCAAACGCGGCCCTGGCGGGTGGCGTGGCAATCGGGGCTACCTGCGACCATGCCAGTCACCCGATGGCCTTCATCATCGGCATACTGGCCGGCGCGCTGTCTACATACGGCTTCGCCGTTATCCAGGATAAGCTACAGGGAATGGTCAAGGGGATAGACACCTGCGGCGTTACCAACCTGCACGGCTGGCCCGGTATCTTCGGCGGTCTTGTGGCCGTGTTCGTTGTGGCGGACATAAACAAAGCCGCTCAACTCAAGGGCATACTCATAGCAGTCGTGCTTGCGCTCATTGCGGGCTACATAGCCGGGAAGCTGCTGGCGTCCTTTGGCAGGAGGACCGTGCCGTACGTGGATTCCGAGGAGTTCGGCGTAGAGGAGGCCTCACCGCAGCCAGAGAGTACTTCTTAA
- a CDS encoding c-type cytochrome, with the protein MRDEQEKKIHEENNDDRLPRIPLIAMVSILVVTAVVVSLYSFKAFSPEAIKRAALPPEKHDPLLDALLEISDGLDNTALTGRGFYTKYCNVCHGEDGKGDGFNAYSLKPRPVDLSKEIFGSDKVLITTITNGFTGKDGVMRCPSWSGVLKEDEVQATVLYVKQFSAKPPKLELTEVEGAEVEPVE; encoded by the coding sequence ATGCGAGACGAACAAGAAAAAAAAATCCACGAAGAAAACAATGACGATAGACTGCCAAGGATACCGCTTATCGCCATGGTATCCATCCTGGTTGTCACCGCTGTAGTGGTCAGTCTATATAGTTTCAAGGCCTTTTCTCCCGAGGCGATTAAGAGGGCCGCACTTCCCCCGGAAAAACACGACCCTCTGCTTGACGCACTTTTGGAGATAAGCGACGGGCTTGACAACACGGCACTGACCGGCAGGGGATTTTACACGAAATACTGTAACGTCTGTCACGGAGAGGACGGGAAGGGTGACGGTTTTAACGCATATAGCCTGAAGCCAAGACCCGTAGACCTTTCAAAAGAGATATTCGGCAGCGACAAAGTACTCATCACAACCATCACAAACGGTTTTACCGGTAAAGACGGCGTTATGCGCTGTCCCTCCTGGAGTGGCGTCTTGAAAGAAGATGAGGTACAGGCAACTGTTTTATACGTCAAACAGTTCAGCGCAAAACCACCCAAACTGGAACTGACTGAAGTAGAAGGGGCCGAAGTAGAACCGGTAGAATAA
- a CDS encoding cyclic nucleotide-binding domain-containing protein translates to MKIKKFVQEGIKAKKLRVPTNETILAQNDNSKEIYFIESGEVRIQRRVPELERDVEIAILKGGEFFGELAVMRGRPRNADVVAVTDCELWTMDTAAFKESIRKNPEFALLIVEGLCHKVDSVNQKNEDTYTKFKEFTNRFEEISVLWHSLVPY, encoded by the coding sequence ATGAAGATAAAAAAATTCGTGCAAGAGGGAATCAAGGCCAAGAAGCTTCGTGTTCCCACCAACGAAACCATTCTCGCGCAAAATGACAATTCCAAGGAGATTTATTTTATAGAATCGGGCGAGGTAAGGATACAAAGGAGGGTGCCTGAGCTGGAAAGGGATGTAGAAATAGCCATCCTTAAGGGCGGGGAATTTTTTGGAGAACTGGCCGTAATGAGGGGCAGGCCACGCAACGCCGACGTGGTGGCGGTTACTGATTGTGAATTATGGACGATGGACACGGCGGCCTTTAAAGAATCTATTCGCAAGAACCCTGAGTTTGCGCTACTAATAGTAGAAGGGCTGTGTCATAAGGTCGACAGCGTGAACCAGAAAAATGAGGATACCTATACAAAGTTCAAGGAATTTACCAATCGTTTTGAGGAGATATCCGTTTTGTGGCACTCCCTGGTCCCGTACTAA